GCCAAGCGCCAACGCGCCGCCCGACCCGCCTTCGCCAATGACGGTGGCCACGATGGGCACCTGCAGGTTGCTCATCTCGAGGAGGTTGCGCGCGATCGCCTCGCTCTGGCCGCGTTCCTCGGCGCCCAGCCCCGGCCACGCACCCGGCGTGTCGATGAAGGTGATCACCGGCACCTGGAACTTCTCCGCCAGCTTCATGAGGCGCAGCGCCTTGCGGTAGCCCTCGGGATGCGGCATGCCGAAGTTGCGCTTGAGATTCTCCTTCGTGTCGCGGCCACGTTCGTGGCCGATGACCATCACGGTCTCCCCATCGAGTCGCGCCCAGCCGGCCATGATGGCCGCGTCCTCGCGGAACAGGCGGTCGCCGTGCAGCTCGATGAAGTCGGTGAAGGCGTGCCGGATGTAGTCGGACGTGAACGGGCGGCGCGACATGCGCGCCACCTGCACCCGCTGCAGGGGCGTGAGATTCTGGTAGATCTGCACGCGCACCTCACCCAGCTTCTGCTCGAGCGGGGCGATCTCGCGTGCCACGTCGATGGACTGGTCGGCAGCGAGTCGCTTGAGCTCCTCGATCTGCTTTTCGAGTTCCGCAATGGGGCGCTCGAACTCGAGAACAGGGGCAGCAGCCATGACTATCCTGGAAAGCTCACGCGCCGCTCCTCAGCCACCGGTGCGCACGAGGCGCACCCGGTCGGCGCCAAGCAGCGCGCGAAGGTCGGAAAGAATTGCGGGGGATGCCGTGACCGTCAGCGATTTCGACCGGAAGCGGACCGCCCGCCCGTTCGCGTCGCGCCAGTGCAGCTCGAGCGGAGCCGATCCTTCGTGCGACTCCACCTTCGCGCGGACATCCTCCATGATTGCGGCGGGGAGATCGAGCCCGGGAGCCAGGTCGATCGCCACCGCCACTTCACCGCTGGCGCGCACCTCCTCGAAGCGCGTGACCCCGTCTACGATGAACGTGGCGTTTTCGACGCCCTGATCCTTCTTCGAGTAGCCGCCCTTGAGCAGGAGAGGTACGTCGGGGCGTACCCGCTCCGCAATGACCCCCCACGCCTCCGGAAAGACCAGCACCTCGGAAGATCCGGAAAAATCCTCGACTGTCAACCGGGCGAACTCGTTGCCGGAACGCTTCGCGATCTGCTTCTTGATGGCGGTGACTACCACCCCGATGGTGACCGGCTCGGGGACCCACGTGCCCAGCTGGGCCACCGTGTGCGAGGCGAAGAGTTCGCACTCCGTTCGGTATTTTTCCAGCGGGTGACCGGAGATGTAGAACCCCAGCAGCTCCTTCTCGCGCTGCAGCCGCTCACTTTCCGCCCACGGCGGGGTATTGGGCAGCGCGGGTGCCCCCGACGGCCGGTGTACCTCCTCCGCGGGGCCTCCCAGCAGATCCCCGAACAGGGAGACCTGCCCCTTCTCCGCCTCTTCCTGCTGCAGCGTGGCCTCGCTCATGGCGGCATCGAGCGCCGCCATGAGCTGCGCGCGGTGCCCCCCCAGGCCGTCGCCGGCTCCGGCGGCAATGAGCGCCTCGAACACCCGCTTGTTGAACACCCGCAGGTCCACGCGCGTGCACAGGTCGTAGAGGCTCGTGAACGGGCCCTCGGCGCGCGCCGCCAGCAGCGAATCGATGGCGCCGCGCCCTACGTTGCGGATGGCGCCCAGGCCGAAGCGGATGCGCCGGTCACCCACCACCGTAAAGCGCCACCCCGACTCGTTCACATCCGGTGCCAGCACCTCGAGCCCCATTTCGCGGGCTTCGGCAATGTACTTGATGACCTCTTCGGTCTTCCCGATGTTCGACGACAGCAGCGCCGCCATGAACTCGGCGGGATGGTGCGTCTTGAGGAAGGCCGTGTGGTACGCGACGACGGAGTACGCGACGCTGTGGCTGTTGTGAACGACAATGTCGTTCGCCACGAAGTTGTGCGTATCGGCGATCTCGAGGTCGTACGTGCGCTGTTCGCCAGCCGGTTCGATCGAGACTACCCGATCCCACAGCACGTCGTTGTCGCCCAGTCGTTCGAGCGCCGCATCACCAAAGTACTTGGCCAGGCGGTTCACCACGGCGCGGGTGAAACCGATCTTCGATGGATTCGTACCGACCGGGTAGAGATCGCGAGCGGATACGTCGGCGCCCGCTTCCACCACGCTCCACGGGGCGCCACGCCGCGTCTTTGCCGCCCGCGCGAGCGCGCGCACCGGCCCTACCGGTACCAGGTCCTTGCTCGGACCGCTCACCGCATCGAGCGGCATCGCGGCCATGGCTGCCCGCTTCGCCGGGGCCACGAGGTGGCGTCCCACGTGCGCGGCAAACGGCCGCAGGTTCTCCACCCCCGTCACGAACACCTGATACCCGACCCGCGGTCCCCCCGCGTAGCCGAACGTGACGTCGCGAAGGCGCCCCAGAATGCCCAGGCGCAACAACAGATGCTGCACCTGCTGCGCGAGCCGCTTCGACGCCGTGGCGTAGTACGTGGAGCGATCCTCGGCGTTCACGTGACCGTCGCCATCCCACATGCGACCAAGCAGCATGCCGATCTGCGCGTCGGGGAGTTCGAAGGCCGCTGCCGGAACCTCCTTGGTCGTGGCGACCTTGCCAAGCAGGTCGAGCGCACGTGCCCACTCGAAGATGCCGTTGGGCTGCGCACGGTCGAGACGCCCCGTATAGATCGACGCGGTTCCCTTGTGCGTGGTCCGTGTGCAACGGACGTTCGCAAACCGCTCGGCGGCTGCCGTGAAGTCGGCAATCGACGCCTCGTCCTGATTGTAGTAGTACACGCCGCTCGGGTGGCCGAGGTTCCCCTCGGCCAGAAGATGGCCCAGCGCTACGACCTCGTGCTCCGGCCACTCAGTACGCGCACCACCCGGCAGTGCACGTGGTACGGCGATGTGCTCGCCCACGCCGATTGCCTCGAGGTTGCGCCAGCCGTCGATCATGAGGAACGGGTGGTTCCCCGTCGCCATGATTTCGCGACCGGACTCGGTACGGAGCCGGAAGACCGGCTTCACGCCGTTGTCCATCACGTCGAGTACGCGGCCATGGCCAAGGCGCAGCGCATCCACATCACAGGTGGCGACGGCATCGAGCGTGGCGCGCCCCTCGTACACATCGGCAATACGGACGAGACGGCCCGTCGCGGCGTCGTAGATCTCCGTATCGCCAACCAGACACTTGTTGAATCCGTACCGCCCGAACGTTTCGATCTGGCTGGCCAGCTCTTCGATGATCTTCCTGTCGTAGCCCTTGGCAATCGCCTTCTCGGTGAACTTGCCCAGCTCCTTCTTGATCAGCTCCGCGTCTTTCTTGCCCACGGCCTTGCGCAACACGTCGGCTTCGGCGAGCGAAATGCCCGCCAGCACCTGGGCAATACGCATCACCTGCTCCTGATAGGTGATGACCCCGTACGTGTTGGACAGAATGGGCTCGAGCTCCGGCAGCGGATACACCGTGGGCTCTTCGCCGCGCTTGCGGCGGATGTACACGTTGTGCATGCCGGCGTCGAGCGGCCCCGGGCGCAGCAGCGCGTTGGACGCCACGAGGTCGTCGAAGCGGTCGCAGCGCATGCGCTTGAGCACGTCGGTCGCCAGCGCACTTTCGAACTGGAACACGCCCCCCGTACGGCCGGCGCGCAGCACCTGGTACGTCTTGTCGTCGGTGAAGCCACGCTCCTCGAGCGTGACCTCCACGCCCGTGCGCTGCTTCACCGCCTTGATCGTGTCGGTGATGACGGTGAGCGTGGTGAGCCCCAGGAAGTCCATCTTGAGCATGCCGGCCTTCTCCAGCGCCGTCATGTCGTACTGCGTCACGATCACGCGCTCGTCGCCATCCCCCCCCGAGCCCTTGGTCGACTGCGTGCAGATGGGCACGAACTCGTCCAGCGGGCCCGGCGCAATGACCACCCCGGCGGCGTGCACCCCCGTGTGACGGGACAACCCTTCCAGCTTCACCGCAAAGTCGAGCAGCTGCCGGTAGCGCTCATCGGTCTGGTAGAACTGCTTGACCTCCGGCACCTGCTCGATGGCTTCCGCCACCGTGAGCGAGTTGTTGGGGGCGTTCGGAATGAGCTTCGCCAGCGCATCGGTTTCGGCCGGCGTGAACCCCAGCGTGCGCCCCACATCCTTCACCGCGGCGCGTGACTTCATCGTGCCGAAGGTCACGATCTGCCCCACGCTGTCCTTGCCGTACTTCTGCCGCACGTAGTCGATCACTTCGCCGCGCCGCTCGAAGCAGAAGTCGACGTCCACGTCGGGCATGCTCACGCGCTCCGGATTCAGGAAGCGCTCGAAGAGCAGGTCGAACTCCAGTGGGCAGACATCGGTGATCTTCGTGGCGTATGCCACCAGCGATCCAGCCGCGGAGCCGCGCCCCGGACCCACCGGAATGCCGCGGTCACGCGCCGCCTTGATGAAGTCGGCGGTGATGAGGAAGTAGCCCGCGTAGCCGGTCTTGGTAATGACCCCCAGCTCGTAGTCGAGGCGTTCCTGCACCTCGGCCGGCAACGGATCGCCGTAGCGGACCTTGGCACCGTCGGTGGCGAGCTGCACCAGCAGGTCGTTTTCCGTCGCCACACCGTCCGGCAGCGGAAAGTTCGGCACGTAGTACTTCTTCGCGAACTGCACATCCACCGCGTCGGCAATGGCGAGCGTGTTCGTGAGCACATCCTCACGACCGGGGAAGAACGGACGCACTTCGTCGGCACTCTTGAAGTAGAGGCCGTCGTCGTACTTCATGCGGTCCTTGTCGTTCCGGTCCTTCCCCAGACCGATGCACAGCAGCACGTCGTGCGCGTCGTGATCCTCGTGCTTGAGGAAGTGCGCGTCGTTGGTGGCCACCACCGGCAGGCCAAGGTCGTCGGCCAGGCTCAGCACCTTGGCGTTGAGCCGGCTCTGCCCCTCGCTCGTGTGCGCCTGCACTTCCAGGTAGTAGCGCCCCTGGAACAGCTCGGCGTACCAGGCGGCGGCCTCCCGCGCCTCGTCCAGGCGGTCGTCCAGCAGGTGCCCCGCCACCTCCCCCGCCATGCAGGCCGAGGTCACGATGAGCCCCTCGGAATACTGCGCGAGCAGTTCCCGGTCGATGCGCGGCTTGGTGTAGAACCCCTCGGTGTAGCCCAGCGACGTGACCTTCGTGAGGTTCTTGTACCCCTGCAGGTCGCGCGCGAGCAGCACCAGGTGGTAGTAGGGCTTCACGCCAGGCGCCGGCCGGCCGCGCGTGCGCCGGTCCCCCGGGGCCACATACGCTTCCATGCCCAGAATGGGCTTCACCCCGGCCTTCTTCGCCTTCTCCTGGAACTCCCAGGCGGCATGCATGTTACCGTGATCGGTGATCGCCAGCGCCGGCATTTCGTACTGCTGGGCGCGCGTGATCAGATCGTCGATACGATTCGCCCCGTCGAGCAGCGAATATTCGGAGTGGCAGTGCAGGTGAACGAACGACATGACCGGGAATGATACCTCACCCAGCTGAACCGCGGCAGCACTTGCGCCGGTACCTTGGCACGCAGTGGCGCCGCCTCCTCAAGATCACCGGCACCGCCAGTGCGACGCTCGCCGTGGCGTTCCTCGGGCTTACGCCCATGGGCTGCTACCTCTCGCGTGCGGCGTACGAAGAAGCCCGCATACTGGCGCGTCGTCAGCCCATTCCCCGCCTCGTGGCGCGCGAGTCCACGGAACCGGCGCTGCGCGCCAAGCTGGCCCTCGTGCTCGAAGCCCGGCAGTTCGCGGTCGATTCGCTGCGCCTCAAGGCGGAGGAAAGCTTCACCACCTTCTCGCAGCTCGATCGGGACACGCTCGTGCTCGTGGTCTCCGCGGCGTACCCCGACCGTCTCGAGCGCAAGAGCTGGTGGTTTCCCGTGGTGGGGCGGTTTCCCTACAAGGGGTTCTTCGATTTCACGGAGGCACGGAGAACGGCGGAGGCACTGAGTGCCGAGGGGTACGATGTCACGGTGGGTCCCGCCAGCGCCTTCAGCACGCTCGGGTGGTTCAACGACCCGCTGGTGAGCACCACGGTGAAGGCGGACAGCGTGACGCTGGTGAACACGGTGCTGCATGAACTGCTGCACACCACCTTCTTCGCCAAGGGGCAGGTGAGCTTCAACGAAAGCTTCGCCACCTTCGTGGGGGGGCGCGGCGCCGAGCACTTCTTTCGGGCCCGGGGGGACAGCGCCCTGCTGCGCCGGGCGCAGGACGACTGGCACGATGATCTGCTGCTGGGCGCCTTCTGGGAGCGCACGGCGAAGGAGATCGACAGCGTCTTCGCCACGCTCCCCGATTCCGCGCGGACGCCGCGCATTGCGGCGCGTGACACGGTGTACACGCGCGCCCGGCGTCGCCTCGTCGACTCCGTGGGGCCGCAGCTCCGCACCTATCCCGCCGGCTGGGTGGAGCGGGTGCCGCTCAACAACGCCGTGCTTATGTCCCGGCGCGTGTACGCCGAGCGCCTCGACCGGTTCGATTCGGTCTACACCGCGAGCGGTGGCAACATTCGCGAGGCGATCCGACGGGTGATTGCGGCGCACCGGGATTCGGTGCGCACTACGGAGAAAACGAGAAAAGCGGGGAACTGATACTGGGAGAAAGTGAGAAAGAGAGAAAAGGAGAACCCTCACCTGATCGTTTGAGACGATCGTCAAGCAAGTCTCCTCGTTTTCTCCTTTTCCCCGGTTCTCCCAATTTCAGTTCCTCCCTCTCGCCCCTTCCCCAAAGGTGGGCTGCTACTTGGACGCTTCGGGCAGCAGCACGAACCGCGCCCGATTCTCCTCACTGAGAAACTTCCGCGCCGCCGCACTCAGCGCCTCGGCGCTGAGGCCGTTGACGAGCGTCAGGTAATCGCCCAGCGTGTCCAGTGCATCGCCGTGCTCCACGCGCGTGCGGATGGTGTTCAGCCAGTAGCCGTTCTGCTTCTGCTGCACCTCGAACTCGCGCCGCTGCTGCTCCTTCACACGCTCCACCTCGGCGGCGGTGGGCGGGGTACTGCGCAACGTGGCCAGTTCGTTGCGTACGGCGGCAAACATGGTGTCGGCCTGCGCCGGGGCGGAGCCGTACTGAATGGCCACCTGCCACTCCTGCCGAATGCGGCGGGAGAAGGCGGTGTTCACACTCACCGAGTACGTGCCGCCCAGCGCCTCACGCAGCCGGTCGAGCAGCCGCATCTGCAGCAGCTCGCCCAGCGAGGAGAGCGCGTACGCATCCGCGCGCGTCCAGGGCGCCGCACCGGCCAGCAGCACGACACTCTGGCTCTGGGGGGCAATGCCCTTGCGAACGGCCTTGTCGATCACGCCGCTGAACTGCCGAGGGCCCGCATCACGCGGAGCTTCCCGGCGACTGCCGCCCGGCAGCGACCCCAGCCACTGCTCGGCCAGCGGCCTGAGCGCTTCGGGCGTCACGTTGCCCACGAAGAGGAAGGTGAAGTCGCCCGCATCCGCGAAGCGGTCCTGGTAGATGCGCAGCAGCTCCGGCAACGCGAGCTCCTGCAGCATGCCGGCGGACAGCGGTCGGGCGCGTGGATGCCCCATCGCCAACGTCTGCTGGATCGTGTCCCCGAACACGGCCGCCGGATTGGCGTCCTTGTTTTTCAGGAACTGCTCGAATTGCTGCAGCTGGGCGGCAAACACCGTGCTGTCGGCACGGGGGGCCGTGAACCGCAGGTACAGCAGCTGCAGGAGCGTCTCGAGATCCTTGGGGCTGGCCGCGCCCGACATCCCTTCGCTGAGGTCCGCAATGCTCGGCTGCGCAGTGGCCACCTTGCCCGTGAGCTTCTTGCGCAGGTCGATGGCGGAGAACTGGCCAACACCGCCCGCGGCAATGATGGCCGGGGCAAGGGAGGTCTTGAAGGCATCGGCATCATCCACGAGACTCGCGCCGCCGGGGCTGAACGCCGACAGCAGAATCTGGTCGGCGTTGAAGTCGGTGGGCTTGATGAGCACGCGCACGCCATTGGAGAGCGTCCACTCCGTAATGCCGGGCCCCGGGATGAGTCGCTCACTCACTACGCGTCCCGGCGTGGGCATGGCGGCCACCAGCGCCCCTTCGGCAACGCGCTCGGTCCACGGGGCAATGTTGGCCGCCACCACCGCGCCGAACGCCG
This genomic interval from Gemmatimonas sp. contains the following:
- a CDS encoding acetyl-CoA carboxylase carboxyltransferase subunit alpha → MAAAPVLEFERPIAELEKQIEELKRLAADQSIDVAREIAPLEQKLGEVRVQIYQNLTPLQRVQVARMSRRPFTSDYIRHAFTDFIELHGDRLFREDAAIMAGWARLDGETVMVIGHERGRDTKENLKRNFGMPHPEGYRKALRLMKLAEKFQVPVITFIDTPGAWPGLGAEERGQSEAIARNLLEMSNLQVPIVATVIGEGGSGGALALGVADRVLMLENSVYSTISVEGCAAILWKDGKSPEMREKAASALRITATDLLELRIIDEVVKEPAGGAHSDHTTTAKSLRDALVRNIEELRRLKPDKLVRRRREKFLRMGQFTE
- the dnaE gene encoding DNA polymerase III subunit alpha; translation: MSFVHLHCHSEYSLLDGANRIDDLITRAQQYEMPALAITDHGNMHAAWEFQEKAKKAGVKPILGMEAYVAPGDRRTRGRPAPGVKPYYHLVLLARDLQGYKNLTKVTSLGYTEGFYTKPRIDRELLAQYSEGLIVTSACMAGEVAGHLLDDRLDEAREAAAWYAELFQGRYYLEVQAHTSEGQSRLNAKVLSLADDLGLPVVATNDAHFLKHEDHDAHDVLLCIGLGKDRNDKDRMKYDDGLYFKSADEVRPFFPGREDVLTNTLAIADAVDVQFAKKYYVPNFPLPDGVATENDLLVQLATDGAKVRYGDPLPAEVQERLDYELGVITKTGYAGYFLITADFIKAARDRGIPVGPGRGSAAGSLVAYATKITDVCPLEFDLLFERFLNPERVSMPDVDVDFCFERRGEVIDYVRQKYGKDSVGQIVTFGTMKSRAAVKDVGRTLGFTPAETDALAKLIPNAPNNSLTVAEAIEQVPEVKQFYQTDERYRQLLDFAVKLEGLSRHTGVHAAGVVIAPGPLDEFVPICTQSTKGSGGDGDERVIVTQYDMTALEKAGMLKMDFLGLTTLTVITDTIKAVKQRTGVEVTLEERGFTDDKTYQVLRAGRTGGVFQFESALATDVLKRMRCDRFDDLVASNALLRPGPLDAGMHNVYIRRKRGEEPTVYPLPELEPILSNTYGVITYQEQVMRIAQVLAGISLAEADVLRKAVGKKDAELIKKELGKFTEKAIAKGYDRKIIEELASQIETFGRYGFNKCLVGDTEIYDAATGRLVRIADVYEGRATLDAVATCDVDALRLGHGRVLDVMDNGVKPVFRLRTESGREIMATGNHPFLMIDGWRNLEAIGVGEHIAVPRALPGGARTEWPEHEVVALGHLLAEGNLGHPSGVYYYNQDEASIADFTAAAERFANVRCTRTTHKGTASIYTGRLDRAQPNGIFEWARALDLLGKVATTKEVPAAAFELPDAQIGMLLGRMWDGDGHVNAEDRSTYYATASKRLAQQVQHLLLRLGILGRLRDVTFGYAGGPRVGYQVFVTGVENLRPFAAHVGRHLVAPAKRAAMAAMPLDAVSGPSKDLVPVGPVRALARAAKTRRGAPWSVVEAGADVSARDLYPVGTNPSKIGFTRAVVNRLAKYFGDAALERLGDNDVLWDRVVSIEPAGEQRTYDLEIADTHNFVANDIVVHNSHSVAYSVVAYHTAFLKTHHPAEFMAALLSSNIGKTEEVIKYIAEAREMGLEVLAPDVNESGWRFTVVGDRRIRFGLGAIRNVGRGAIDSLLAARAEGPFTSLYDLCTRVDLRVFNKRVFEALIAAGAGDGLGGHRAQLMAALDAAMSEATLQQEEAEKGQVSLFGDLLGGPAEEVHRPSGAPALPNTPPWAESERLQREKELLGFYISGHPLEKYRTECELFASHTVAQLGTWVPEPVTIGVVVTAIKKQIAKRSGNEFARLTVEDFSGSSEVLVFPEAWGVIAERVRPDVPLLLKGGYSKKDQGVENATFIVDGVTRFEEVRASGEVAVAIDLAPGLDLPAAIMEDVRAKVESHEGSAPLELHWRDANGRAVRFRSKSLTVTASPAILSDLRALLGADRVRLVRTGG
- a CDS encoding aminopeptidase is translated as MRRYLGTQWRRLLKITGTASATLAVAFLGLTPMGCYLSRAAYEEARILARRQPIPRLVARESTEPALRAKLALVLEARQFAVDSLRLKAEESFTTFSQLDRDTLVLVVSAAYPDRLERKSWWFPVVGRFPYKGFFDFTEARRTAEALSAEGYDVTVGPASAFSTLGWFNDPLVSTTVKADSVTLVNTVLHELLHTTFFAKGQVSFNESFATFVGGRGAEHFFRARGDSALLRRAQDDWHDDLLLGAFWERTAKEIDSVFATLPDSARTPRIAARDTVYTRARRRLVDSVGPQLRTYPAGWVERVPLNNAVLMSRRVYAERLDRFDSVYTASGGNIREAIRRVIAAHRDSVRTTEKTRKAGN